From Mauremys mutica isolate MM-2020 ecotype Southern chromosome 23, ASM2049712v1, whole genome shotgun sequence, a single genomic window includes:
- the LOC123355464 gene encoding gap junction beta-4 protein-like has translation MNWSWLQELLSGVNKYSTAFGRVWLSVVFVFRFLVYVVAAERVWSDDQRDFECNTRQPGCSNVCYDHFFPISHIRLWALQLILVTCPALLVVMHVAYREAKQRKRQEAEGKNCRRLYPDPGKKRGGLWWTYLLSLVFKVAVDVTFLYIFHRLYANFNLPRVVWCTEAPCPNTVDCFIARPTEKKLFTYFMVATAILCILLNLCEMIYLVAKRCWELATRRQGRELLIKPTGCHHCAQQKNQSLSTSSSGQAPFRSVPLYSGEGAASEGKRGSYLISGHSQSLAQTSATSANFSPASFPAD, from the coding sequence ATGAATTGGTCCTGGCTCCAGGAGCTCCTGAGCGGGGTGAACAAGTACTCCACGGCCTTCGGGCGCGTCTGGCTCTCTGTGGTCTTCGTCTTCCGCTTCCTGGTCTACGTGGTGGCGGCGGAGCGAGTGTGGAGCGACGACCAGAGGGACTTTGAGTGTAACACACGCCAGCCCGGCTGCTCCAACGTCTGTTATGACCACTTCTTCCCCATCTCCCACATCCGCCTCTGGGCCCTGCAGCTCATCCTGGtcacctgccctgccctgctggtGGTCATGCATGTGGCCTACCGGGAGGCCAAGCAGAGGAAGCGCCAGGAGGCGGAGGGAAAGAACTGCCGCCGGCTCTACCCCGACCCCGGCAAGAAGCGGGGAGGGCTGTGGTGGACCTACCTGCTCAGCCTTGTCTTCAAAGTTGCTGTGGACGTGACTTTCCTCTACATCTTCCACCGTCTCTACGCCAATTTCAACCTGCCCCGCGTGGTGTGGTGCACCGAGGCCCCCTGCCCCAACACAGTCGACTGCTTCATCGCTAGGCCCACCGAGAAGAAACTCTTCACCTACTTCATGGTAGCCACCGCCATCCTGTGCATCCTTCTCAATCTCTGCGAGATGATCTACCTGGTCGCCAAGCGGTGCTGGGAACTCGCCACCCGGcgccagggcagggagctgctgattAAGCCCACAGGCTGCCATCACTGTGCACAGCAGAAGAACCAGAGTCTTAGTACATCATCCTCAGGGCAGGCTCCATTCAGGTCTGTCCCTTTATATAGCGGGGAGGGTGCTGCTAGCGAAGGGAAAAGAGGCTCCTACCTCATCTCCGGGCATTCACAATCTCTCGCACAGACTTCAGCCACCAGTGCAAACTTCTCACCAGCTTCATTCCCTGCAGATTGA
- the LOC123355232 gene encoding gap junction beta-5 protein-like, with the protein MNWGVFEGLLSGVNKYSTAFGRIWLSLVFIFRVLVYVVAAERVWSDDHKDFDCNTRQPGCSNVCFDHFFPVSHIRLWALQLILVTCPSLLVIMHVAYREAREQKHREVAGENCHRLYPDLGKKRGGLWWTYLLSLVFKAAVDVVFLYIFYRFYKNYTLPSVVKCEIPPCPNIVDCFISRPTEKNIFTLFMVVTACLCILLSVVEACYLVGKRCHESLLSRSKSSRRETRQFRSIVRNKDCSLSHGEQDSFETGGQVFHAADCKLVMAPNTASSQIGDDVIS; encoded by the coding sequence ATGAACTGGGGTGTCTTCGAAGGGCTCCTGAGCGGGGTGAACAAGTACTCCACGGCCTTCGGGCGCATCTGGCTCTCCCTGGTCTTCATCTTCCGGGTGCTGGTCTACGTGGTGGCGGCAGAGCGGGTGTGGAGCGACGACCACAAGGACTTCGACTGCAACACGCGCCAGCCCGGCTGCTCCAATGTCTGCTTCGACCACTTCTTCCCCGTCTCCCACATCCGCCTCTGGGCCCTGCAGCTCATCCTGGTCACCTGCCCCTCCCTGCTGGTGATCATGCACGTGGCCTACCGGGAAGCCAGGGAGCAGAAGCACCGGGAGGTAGCGGGCGAGAACTGCCACCGGCTCTACCCCGACCTCGGCAAGAAGCGGGGAGGGCTGTGGTGGACCTACTTGCTCAGCCTGGTCTTTAAGGCTGCGGTGGACGTGGTTTTCCTCTACATCTTCTACCGGTTCTACAAGAACTACACCCTCCCCAGCGTGGTGAAGTGCGAGATCCCCCCGTGCCCCAACATCGTGGACTGCTTCATCTCCCGGCCCACGGAGAAGAACATCTTCACCCTCTTCATGGTGGTCACGGCCTGCCTCTGCATCCTGCTGAGCGTGGTGGAGGCCTGCTATCTGGTGGGGAAACGGTGCCACGagtccctgctgtccagaagcaagAGCAGCCGGAGGGAAACCAGGCAGTTCAGGAGCATCGTTCGTAACAAGGACTGCTCCCTCTCCCACGGCGAGCAGGACAGCTTCGAGACGGGAGGGCAGGTTTTCCACGCGGCGGATTGCAAGCTAGTCATGGCTCCAAACACAGCCAGTTCCCAGATAGGAGACGATGTTATCTCCTAA